A single window of Lepisosteus oculatus isolate fLepOcu1 chromosome 29, fLepOcu1.hap2, whole genome shotgun sequence DNA harbors:
- the tle5 gene encoding TLE family member 5 isoform X1 codes for MMFPQSRHSASSQSSQPLKFTTSDSCDRIKDEFQFLQAQYHSLKLECDKLASEKSEMQRHYIMYYEMSYGLNIEMHKQAEIVKRLNGICAQVLPYLSQEHQQQVLGAIERAKQVTPPEMNSIIRQQLQAHQLSQLQGLALPMTPLPLGLTPPTLPAVTSSSGLFSLSSILASQAHLAKEEKAAREGSDSHRDEEGDKSD; via the exons GCTTCGTCCCAGTCATCACAGCCGCTGAAGTTCACAACCTCGGATTCTTGCGACCGGATCAAGGATGAGTTCCAGTTTCTCCAGGCACAGTATCACAG CCTGAAGCTGGAGTGCGACAAGCTGGCGAGCGAGAAGTCCGAAATGCAGCGCCACTACATCATG TACTACGAGATGTCCTACGGGCTGAACATCGAGATGCACAAGCAG GCGGAGATCGTGAAGAGGCTGAATGGAATCTGCGCTCAGGTGCTTCCCTACCTGTCACAAGAG caccagcagcaggtccTGGGTGCCATCGAGAGGGCCAAGCAGGTCACCCCTCCTGAGATGAACTCCATCATCCGG CAGCAGCTCCAGGCTCACCAGCTGTCCCAGCTGCAGGGGCTGGCCCTGCCCATGACCCCTCTGCCCCTGGGCCTCACGCCCCCCACCCTGCCGGCCGTCACCTCCAGCTCCGGCCTCTTCTCGCTGTCCAGCATCCTGGCCTCGCAGGCCCACCTGGCCAAGGAGGAGAAGGCGGCGCGCGAGGGCAGCGACAGCCACCGGGACGAAGAGGGGGACAAGTCCGACTAG
- the tle5 gene encoding TLE family member 5 isoform X2 produces MMFPQSRHSASSQSSQPLKFTTSDSCDRIKDEFQFLQAQYHSLKLECDKLASEKSEMQRHYIMYYEMSYGLNIEMHKQAEIVKRLNGICAQVLPYLSQEHQQQVLGAIERAKQVTPPEMNSIIRQLQAHQLSQLQGLALPMTPLPLGLTPPTLPAVTSSSGLFSLSSILASQAHLAKEEKAAREGSDSHRDEEGDKSD; encoded by the exons GCTTCGTCCCAGTCATCACAGCCGCTGAAGTTCACAACCTCGGATTCTTGCGACCGGATCAAGGATGAGTTCCAGTTTCTCCAGGCACAGTATCACAG CCTGAAGCTGGAGTGCGACAAGCTGGCGAGCGAGAAGTCCGAAATGCAGCGCCACTACATCATG TACTACGAGATGTCCTACGGGCTGAACATCGAGATGCACAAGCAG GCGGAGATCGTGAAGAGGCTGAATGGAATCTGCGCTCAGGTGCTTCCCTACCTGTCACAAGAG caccagcagcaggtccTGGGTGCCATCGAGAGGGCCAAGCAGGTCACCCCTCCTGAGATGAACTCCATCATCCGG CAGCTCCAGGCTCACCAGCTGTCCCAGCTGCAGGGGCTGGCCCTGCCCATGACCCCTCTGCCCCTGGGCCTCACGCCCCCCACCCTGCCGGCCGTCACCTCCAGCTCCGGCCTCTTCTCGCTGTCCAGCATCCTGGCCTCGCAGGCCCACCTGGCCAAGGAGGAGAAGGCGGCGCGCGAGGGCAGCGACAGCCACCGGGACGAAGAGGGGGACAAGTCCGACTAG